The following proteins are encoded in a genomic region of Oncorhynchus kisutch isolate 150728-3 linkage group LG6, Okis_V2, whole genome shotgun sequence:
- the LOC116374438 gene encoding ferritin, middle subunit-like, giving the protein MESQIRQNYHHDCEAAINRMINLEMFASYTYTSMAFYFSRDDVALRGFAHFFKENSDEEREHADKLLSFQNKRGGRILLQDIKKPERDEWGNGLEAMQCALQLEKNVNQALLDLHKIASDKVDPHLCDFLETHYLNEQVEAIKKLGDHITNLTKMDAVKNKMAEYLFDKHTLGGQS; this is encoded by the exons ATGGAGTCTCAGATCCGCCAGAACTATCACCACGATTGCGAAGCTGCCATCAACCGGATGATCAACTTGGAGATGTTTGCCTCCTACACATACACCTCAATG GCTTTCTATTTCTCCCGTGACGATGTGGCTCTGCGTGGCTTCGCGCATTTCTTCAAGGAGAACAGCGACGAGGAGCGGGAGCACGCCGACAAGCTACTCTCCTTCCAGAACAAGAGAGGTGGACGCATTTTACTCCAGGACATCAAG AAGCCAGAACGTGATGAGTGGGGCAATGGGCTGGAGGCCATGCAGTGTGCTCTGCAGCTGGAGAAGAATGTGAACCAGGCCCTGCTGGACCTGCACAAGATTGCCTCTGACAAGGTTGACCCCCAT CTGTGTGACTTCCTGGAGACTCATTACCTGAATGAGCAGGTGGAGGCCATTAAGAAGCTGGGTGACCACATCACCAACCTCACCAAGATGGATGCTGTCAAAAACAAGATGGCAGAGTACCTGTTTGACAAGCACACCCTGGGAGGCCAGAGCTAA
- the LOC116374434 gene encoding ferritin, middle subunit-like, producing MESQIRQNYHHDCEAAINRMINLEMFASYTYTSMAFYFSRDDVALRGFAHFFKENSDEEREHADKLLSFQNKRGGRILLQDIKKPERDEWGNGLEAMQCALQLEKNVNQALLDLHKIASDKVDPHLCDFLETHYLNEQVEAIKKLGDHITNLTKMDAVKNKMAEYLFDKHTLGGQS from the exons ATGGAGTCTCAGATCCGCCAGAACTATCACCACGATTGCGAAGCTGCCATCAACCGGATGATCAACTTGGAGATGTTTGCCTCCTACACCTACACTTCAATG GCTTTCTATTTCTCCCGTGACGATGTGGCTCTGCGAGGCTTCGCGCATTTCTTCAAGGAGAACAGCGACGAGGAGCGGGAGCACGCCGACAAGCTACTCTCCTTCCAGAACAAGCGAGGTGGACGCATTTTACTCCAGGACATCAAG AAGCCAGAACGTGATGAGTGGGGCAATGGGCTGGAGGCCATGCAGTGTGCTCTGCAGCTGGAGAAGAATGTGAACCAGGCCCTGCTGGACCTGCACAAGATTGCCTCTGACAAGGTTGACCCCCAT CTGTGTGACTTTCTGGAGACCCATTACCTGAATGAGCAGGTGGAGGCCATTAAGAAGCTGGGAGACCACATCACCAACCTCACCAAGATGGATGCTGTCAAAAACAAGATGGCAGAGTACCTGTTTGACAAGCACACCCTGGGAGGCCAGAGCTAA
- the LOC116374433 gene encoding ferritin, middle subunit-like, which translates to MESQIRQNYHHDCEAAINRMINLEMFASYTYTSMAFYFSRDDVALRGFAHFFKENSDEEREHADKLLSFQNKRGGRILLQDIKKPERDEWGNGLEAMQCALQLEKNVNQALLDLHKIASDKVDPHLCDFLETHYLNEQVEAIKKLGDHITNLTKMDAVKNKMAEYLFDKHTLGGQS; encoded by the exons ATGGAGTCTCAGATCCGCCAGAACTATCACCACGATTGCGAAGCTGCCATCAACCGGATGATCAACTTGGAGATGTTTGCCTCCTACACCTACACTTCAATG GCTTTCTATTTCTCCCGTGACGATGTGGCTCTGCGAGGCTTCGCGCATTTCTTCAAGGAGAACAGCGACGAGGAGCGGGAGCACGCGGACAAGCTACTCTCCTTCCAGAACAAGAGAGGTGGACGCATTTTACTCCAGGACATCAAG AAGCCAGAACGTGATGAGTGGGGCAATGGGCTGGAGGCCATGCAGTGTGCTCTGCAGCTGGAGAAGAATGTGAACCAGGCCCTGCTGGACCTGCACAAGATTGCCTCTGACAAGGTTGACCCCCAT CTGTGTGACTTTCTGGAGACCCATTACCTGAATGAGCAGGTGGAGGCCATTAAGAAGCTGGGAGACCACATCACCAACCTCACCAAGATGGATGCTGTCAAAAACAAGATGGCAGAGTACCTGTTTGACAAGCACACCCTGGGAGGCCAGAGCTAA